A genome region from Methanococcoides burtonii DSM 6242 includes the following:
- a CDS encoding potassium channel family protein, whose translation MHSSPFTRVLHESFRKIVLFIFTLLSLTIISGVLMYFIEGRTGGFANIPDSIYWAITTLTTIGYGDIVPQTDIGRAVNSIITLLGSSIIIIPIVIVIGEIYNSLYKAISGGSEDK comes from the coding sequence ATGCACAGCAGTCCCTTTACGCGAGTTTTACATGAAAGTTTCCGAAAAATAGTTTTATTCATATTTACTCTTCTGAGTTTAACAATAATATCAGGTGTTCTGATGTACTTTATTGAAGGAAGAACTGGCGGGTTTGCCAACATACCAGATAGTATTTACTGGGCCATTACAACGCTCACAACTATAGGATATGGGGATATAGTTCCTCAAACCGACATTGGAAGAGCAGTTAATTCAATAATTACACTGCTCGGATCAAGTATCATAATTATACCGATTGTTATTGTAATTGGCGAAATTTACAACTCACTCTATAAAGCGATCTCAGGGGGTTCCGAAGATAAATGA